In Colletotrichum higginsianum IMI 349063 chromosome 1, whole genome shotgun sequence, one genomic interval encodes:
- a CDS encoding Protein transport protein: MYILGNFLYIAVLLINAIAVLSEDRFLARINLSPSSYDPTFGASTDASVKAKIINLIASVRTLMRIPLIAINTLIILYELILG, translated from the exons ATGTACATTCTAGGGAACTTCCTCTACA TtgccgtcctcctcatcaACGCCATTGCCGTCCTCTCAGAAGACCGATTCCTCGCACGCA TCAacctctccccctcctcctaCGACCCGACATTTGGCGCAAGCACCGACGCCAGCGTCAAGGCAAAGATCATCAACCTGATCGCCAGCGTACGGACCCTTATGAGAA TACCGTTAATCGCAATCAACACCCTCATCATTTTGTACGAACTCATCCTCGGCTAG
- a CDS encoding ubiquitin carboxyl-terminal hydrolase, translating into MAGFFNKLKSAGNTTSSPTSKDAPSKKVKEEPAPELTPLEKMLQNAGPLREDGTDKFFGLENVIWQYMVCRSVAIFCSCPLTVRSYCNSIVQALFYSESFRDHVIKYPLLSPSDTPNGTRPKVNVTIRPPVAKDPPNTPGAKQKGLSASESMKRRQAMTAGMPPPGAPGIRPEDKPDSPEYKKKHAMIKGPILELAQENPSAYGMEECTFTGLKDIFQALIESNTRTGVLSPQRFLEIFKRDNEMFRNSMHQDAHEFYGLVLNDVISNVEANAKRAQERGAENRDGLVQSVENALGAANLMNRPANGMGSPGTGWVHDIFEGVLTSETKCLTCETASQRDETFLDLSIDLEEHSSVTSCLRKFSAEEMLCERNKFHCDHCGGLQEAEKRMKIKRLPKVLALHLKRFKYTEDYSRLQKLFHRVVYPYHLRMFNTTDDAEDPDRLYELYAVVVHIGGNAYHGHYVSVIKTKDRGWVLFDDEMVEPVDKHFVRNFFGDKPGMACAYVLFYQETTFEKVQAEMEAEGLEEVKIASEAANVAHENGQPNGTNGTTPLSKQSTQPISPIEEREPLPNLAHAQTAPVKVDAPPPEKLPPTLETAATPTAPTIPTNIIRSNTAAKMDKSKDDKKREKKEQEAAEKARKQAEKDKAKQEEKQQRENMARRRDAYQREQEELRKAIEASKKSAQDDTKKKDSSSSGGFLNRSSRASKSMSKKSFGFLSKDKDKGESHQPSENGHNGSEGSTSQPDKPKELKERFSFNLGRKKSGNLLS; encoded by the exons ATGGCGGGCTTCTTTAACAAACTCAAGAGTGCGGGAAAT ACCACCTCGAGCCCCACGAGCAAAGATGCGCCGAGcaagaaggtcaaggaggagcCGGCGCCAGAGCTCACTCCTTTGGAGAAGATGCTGCAGAATGCCGGGCCCTTGAGAGAAGATGGCACCGACAAgttcttcggcctcgagaaTGTAA TTTGGCAATACATGGTATGCCGCTCCGTCGCCATCTTCTGCTCCTGCCCACTGACTGTTCGCAGCTACTGCAACTCGATCGTCCAGGCACTGTTCTATTCAGAATCCTTCCGTGATCATGTTATCAAGTACCCGCTGCTGTCACCTTCCGATACCCCGAACGGAACACGACCGAAAGTTAACGTGACGATCCGGCCGCCCGTCGCGAAAGACCCCCCGAATACGCCAGGAGCGAAGCAAAAGGGCCTCAGTGCCTCAGAATCGATGAAGCGCAGGCAGGCTATGACCGCGGGAATGCCCCCTCCTGGCGCGCCAGGTATTCGCCCTGAGGACAAGCCCGATTCACCGGAATACAAGAAGAAGCATGCCATGATCAAGGGCCCGATTCTCGAGTTGGCGCAAGAGAACCCGTCTGCGTACGGCATGGAGGAGTGCACCTTCACCGGGCTCAAGGATATTTTCCAGGCCCTGATCGAGAGCAACACCAGGACGGGTGTCCTTAGCCCACAACGGTTCCTAGAAATCTTTAAGCGAGACAACGAGATGTTCCGAAACTCGATGCACCAGGATGCTCACGAATTCTacggcctcgtcctcaaCGATGTCATCTCCAACGTCGAGGCAAATGCCAAACGCGCCCAGGAGCGGGGAGCTGAGAACAGAGATGGCCTGGTTCAGTCCGTGGAAAATGCTCTCGGTGCCGCGAACCTAATGAACCGGCCAGCGAATGGAATGGGCTCACCAGGAACTGGTTGGGTCCATGACATCTTTGAGGGTGTTTTGACTTCAGAAACGAAGTGCCTCACCTGCGAAACGGCTTCGCAAAGAGATGAAACGTTCCTGGACTTGTCCATCGACTTGGAAGAACACTCATCGGTTACATCTTGCCTCCGCAAGTTTTCGGCTGAAGAGATGTTGTGCGAGCGCAACAAGTTTCATTGCGATCACTGCGGTGGACTTCAAGAGGCTGAAAAGCGAATGAAGATCAAGCGGTTACCAAAGGTTCTCGCGCTGCACCTAAAGCGCTTCAAGTACACTGAGGATTACAGTCGGTTGCAGAAGCTCTTTCACCGCGTCGTGTATCCGTATCATCTACGCATGTTCAACACCACCGACGACGCAGAAGACCCTGACCGCCTGTATGAGTTgtacgccgtcgtcgttcaCATTGGTGGAAACGCCTACCACGGCCACTACGTCTCGGTCATCAAAACTAAAGACAGGGGCTGGGTTCTCTTCGACGATGAGATGGTGGAGCCGGTTGACAAGCACTTTGTCCGGAACTTCTTCGGCGACAAGCCTGGCATGGCTTGTGCCTACGTCTTGTTCTACCAAGAAACCACCTTCGAAAAGGTACAGGCTGAGATGGAGGCTGAGGGTCTGGAGGAGGTTAAGATTGCCAGCGAAGCCGCCAACGTCGCCCATGAGAACGGACAGCCAAACGGCACAAACGGCACAACTCCCCTTTCGAAACAATCTACGCAACCCATCAGTCCGATCGAGGAACGCGAGCCGCTCCCGAATCTCGCGCACGCGCAGACAGCTCCCGTCAAGGTGGACGCTCCACCCCCAGAGAAGCTTCCACCAACGCTCGAGACGGCCGCTACTCCTACGGCTCCTACTATTCCCACCAACATCATCAGGTCCAACACAGCGGCGAAGATGGACAAGTCgaaggacgacaagaagcgcgagaagaaggagcagGAGGCCGCAGAGAAGGCGCGGAAGCAAGCCGAGAAAGATAAGGCGAAGCAGGAAGAGAAACAACAGAGAGAGAACATGGCTAGGAGAAGGGATGCCTACCAGCGAGAGCAAGAAGAGTTGCGCAAAGCAATCGAAGCCAGCAAGAAATCTGCGCAAGACgacaccaagaagaaggattCGTCCAGCTCAGGTGGATTCCTCAACCGGTCCAGTCGGGCCAGCAAATCGATGAGTAAGAAGAGTTTCGGATTCCTGagcaaggacaaggacaagggcgAATCGCATCAACCGTCGGAGAACGGTCACAACGGCTCCGAAGGATCAACAAGCCAGCCAGACAAACCCAAGGAGTTAAAGGAGCGATTCAGTTTCAATCTtggcaggaagaagagcggcAACTTGCTCTCATGA
- a CDS encoding Mitochondrial phosphate carrier protein 2: protein MSFLFPRTDTLKGCFSSPVSATEDAGVLLRCQQQQQRPSRYQARPELYGALSTVDDVKGKAKQLSAEATAEFDKASAKAQSAAGGKIELYSGKYYAACTVGGLLACGLTHTAVTPLDLVKVRRQVDSKLYTGNFQAWGKIFRSEGLRGIMTGWGPTFWGYSAQGACKYGFYEYFKRQYSVLAGPENAEKYKTLLFLSASASAEFLADIALCPFEAVKVRMQGGIPSPYKGTLDGFSKVTAKEGVAGLYKGLYPLWGRQIPYTMMKFASFETIVEMIYHRLPGQKSDYSKAAQTGVSFVGGYLAGILCAIVSHPADVMVSKLNANRQQGEAFGAAVGRIYKDIGFGGLWNGLPVRIVMIGTLTGLQWMIYDYFKIFMGFPTTGGAAPPAEKR from the exons ATGTCGTTCCTCTTCCCGCGAACCGACACCCTCAAGGGCTGTTTctcctcgcccgtctcggccaCTGAGGATGCCGGGGTGCTCCTCCGCtgccaacagcagcagcagagacCCTCTCGCTACCAAGCCCGCCCGGAGCTCTACGGTGCCTTATCTACCGTCGATGACGTGAAGGGAAAGGCGAAGCAACTCAGCGCCGAGGCCACCGCTGAGTTCGACAAAGCCAGCGCGAAGGCCCAatccgccgccggcggcaagatcGAGCTGTACTCGGGCAAGTACTACGCCGCCTGTACCGTCGGCGGTCTTCTGGCTTGT GGGCTCACCCACACTGCCGTGACGCCACTTGATCTCGTAAAGGTACGACGCCAGGTAGACAGCAAGTTGTATACGGGAAACTTCCAGGCGTGGGGCAAGATATTCAGATCGGAGGGCCTCCGCGGCATCATGACCGGCTGGGGCCCTACCTTCTGGGGTTACTCGGCGCAGGGCGCCTGCAAATACGGCTT CTATGAATATTTCAAGAGGCAGTACTCAGTCCTTGCGGGTCCCGAGAACGCCGAAAAGTACAAGACacttctcttcctctccgcctcggcctctgctgagttcctcgccgacatcgcGCTCTGCCCattcgaggccgtcaaggtcCGGATGCAGGGCGGCATTCCCTCCCCTTACAAGGGCACTCTCGACGGTTTCAGCAAGGTCACGGCCAAGGAGGGCGTGGCTGGCTTGTACAAGGGGCTGTACCCGCTCTGGGGCCGCCAGATCCCCTACACCATGATGAAGTTCGCCTCCTTTGAGACCATTGTCGAGATGATCTACCATCGCCTCCCCGGACAGAAGAGCGACTACAGCAAAGCCGCGCAGACGGGTGTCTCCTTCGTCGGCGGCTACCTCGCGGGCATTCTCTGCGCCATTGTCTCCCACCCGGCCGACGTAATGGTCAGCAAGCTCAACGCAAACCGCCAGCAGGGCGAGGcgttcggcgccgccgttgggcGCATCTACAAGGACATTGGCTTCGGCGGCCTCTGGAACGGTCTGCCCGTCCGCATCGTTATGATCGGTACCCTGACCGGTCTTCAGTGGATGATCTAC GACTACTTCAAGATCTTCATGGGCTTCCCGACCACCGGAGGTGCCGCCCCCCCCGCCGAGAAGAGATGA
- a CDS encoding Cystathionine beta-synthase (Beta-thionase), which yields MAALAPNPTAAAASTSQPSDASTPYVSKWSSRYRGATVEDIDPPAALSLTPTDPISHALMSAFERDYTHLTVVDAHRALVGYLAIPHLQALLDAGKVSPSDPLSKAMVRFQRKGRKYRVITMQTPLEELEAFFEGDGVEGRKSHFAVITDEKRRFVLGVATVQDLEEFVKRRPA from the exons ATGGCGGCCCTGGCTCCCAATCCCActgccgcggcggcgtccacGTCGCAACCCAGCGACGCGTCCACCCCCTACGTCTCCAAATGGTCCTCTCGCTACCGCGGC GCCACCGTAGAAGACATcgacccccccgccgccctctccctcaCCCCGACCGACCCCATCTCCCACGCCCTCATGTCGGCCTTTGAGCGCGACTACACCCATTTgaccgtcgtcgatgcccaccgcgccctcgtcggctaCCTCGCCATCCCGCACCTCCAagccctgctcgacgccggcaagGTCTCGCCCTCGGACCCGCTTTCCAAGGCCATGGTCCGGTTCCAGCGCAAGGGGCGCAAGTACCGCGTCATCACCATGCAGACCCCGCTGGAGGAGCTCGAAGCATTTttcgaaggcgacggcgttgaGGGCCGGAAGAGCCATTTCGCCGTCATCACGGACGAAAAGAGGAGGTTCGTGCTGGGCGTCGCGACGGTGCAGGATCTGGAGGAGTTCGTCAAGAGGAGACCGGCATGA
- a CDS encoding NAD dependent epimerase/dehydratase codes for MAEKPSVLIIGGLGYIGRFLARYIHENDLASEVRVVDKALPQLAWLAPEFQDACAGTKFMQADASREQALAKIFDRPDGKQWDYVFNCGGETRYSQEDEVYKLRSLGLSLAVGKEAAKRKVKAFVELSTGMVYKSDSSPSKESDKLKPWSKIAVYKLQAEEELAKIDGLNLVIVRLAHVYGPYASQWVATALCMARVYQYLESEMKWLWDKGLRQNTVHIQDAVRALWAITTWYDNGKDNWDVKTMGKVPTFNVVDKGVTTQGTMAEIIGEVFKIETGFQGQLISTFARLNMDSVVDDVNDELMGPWAELLEKAGIARPGPLTPFMEKELLKDTDLSMDGSRLEQVVGFQYEKPKLTKELIEEVIESYKKMNWWP; via the exons atggccgagaaACCCTCAGTCCTCATCATTGGAGGGCTGGGCTACATTGGTCGGTTCCTGGCCCGCTACATCCACGAGAATGACCTCGCATCAGAGgtccgcgtcgtcgacaaggcaCTGCCTCAACTCGCATGGCTGGCTCCCGAGTTCCAGGACGCCTGCGCCGGCACCAAGTTCATGCAGGCCGATGCTAGCAGAGAAC AAGCCCTAGCAAAGATATTTGACCGCCCGGATGGCAAACAATGGGACTATGTCTTCAAttgcggcggcgagacgaGATATTCGCAGGAGGATGAGGTTTACAAGCTGCGTTCTCTTGGCCTGTCGCTTGCCGTGGGCAAAGAAGCCGCCAAGCGCAAGGTCAAGGCCTTTGTCGAGCTCAGCACCGGCATGGTCTACAAGTCCGACTCATCCCCGAGCAAGGAGAGTGACAAGCTGAAGCCTTGGAGCAAGATTGCGGTCTACAagctgcaggccgaggaagagctcGCAAAGATTGATGG GTTGAACCTCGTGATCGTTCGGCTAGCACACGTATACGGGCCTTATGCGTCACAATGGGTTGCAACGGCACTGTGCATGGCCCGAGTTTACCAATATCTCGAGAGCGAAATGAAGTGGCTGTGGGACAAGGGCCTCCGGCAAAACACGGTACACATCCAAGATGCTGTGCGAGCCCTCTGGGCGATCACGACGTGGTACGACAACGGCAAGGACAATTGGGACGTGAAGACTATGGGCAAGGTGCCCACATTCAATGTCGTCGATAAGGGCGTGACGACGCAGGGTACAATGGCCGAGATTATTGGCGAGGTGTTTAAGATCGAGACGGGATTCCAGGGTCAGCTCATCAGTACCTTTGCGCGTCTCAACATGGacagcgtcgtcgacgacgtcaacGACGAGCTCATGGGTCCCTGggccgagcttctcgagaaGGCTGGCATCGCGCGACCAGGGCCTCTCACGCCCTTCATGGAGAAGGAGCTGTTGAAGGATACCGACTTGAGTATGGACGGCAGCCGCCTGGAGCAAGTCGTCGGCTTCCAGTACGAAAAGCCGAAATTGACCAAGGAGCTGATCGAAGAGGTGATTGAGAGCTACAAGAAGATGAACTGGTGGCCGTGA
- a CDS encoding F-actin-capping protein subunit beta, producing MTSVDPFDSALDLLRRLNPKHTTDHLNAIISLAPDLTEDLLSSVDQPLTVKRCKQTGRDYLLCDYNRDGDSYRSPWSNQFDPPLDEAGAGGVGAGGSEGAGEGAIPSERVRKMEVRANEAFDVYRDLYYEGGVSSVYFWNLDDGFAGVVLLKKSATPGGSAEGIWDSIHVFEAIERGRTTQYKLTSTVILSLSTSTGALGDMDLSGNMTRQVEQELPVEGDESHIANVGRLVEDMELKMRNLLQEVYFGKAKDVVGDLRSVGSLSEGARDRAAQREIIGSMQR from the exons ATGACCTCCGTCGACCCCTTCGACTCGGCTCT cgacctcctccgccgcttGAACCCGAAACACACGACCGACCATCTCAATGCCATCATATCTCTGGCTCCCGATCTGACTGAGGACCTCCTCTCATCCGTCGACCAGCCCCTGACGGTGAAGCGTTGCAAGCAAACAGGCCGCGACTACCTACTCTGTGACTACaaccgcgacggcgacagctACCGGTCACCCTGGAGCAATCAGTTTGACCCGcccctcgacgaggctggTGCCGGCGGtgtcggtgccggcggtAGCGAGGGtgcgggcgagggcgccatCCCGAGCGAACGCGTCCGCAAGATGGAGGTCCGCGCCAACGAGGCGTTTGACGTCTACCGCGATCTATACTACGAGGGCGGTGTGAGCAGTGTGTACTTTTGGAACCTGGATGATGGTTTCGCGGGCGTTGTTCTTCTGAAGAAGT CCGCAACGCCCGGTGGCAGCGCCGAGGGCATCTGGGACTCGATCCACGTTTTCGAGGCTATCGAGCGCGGTCGCACGACGCAGTATAAGCTCACCTCTACTGTCATTCTCTCactctcgacgtcgacgggcgCCCTAGGTGACATGGATCTCAGTGGCAACATGACGCGGCAGGTCGAGCAGGAGCTGCCCGTTGAGGGCGATGAGAGCCACATCGCAAACGTTGGTCGTCTAGTCGAGGACATGGAGCTCAAGATGCGCAACTTGCTGCAGGAGGTCTATTtcggcaaggccaaggacgtTGTCGGCGATCTGCGCAGCGTCGGCAGCCTCAGCGAGGGCGCGCGGGACCGCGCGGCGCAAAGGGAGATTATCGGCAGCATGCAGAGGTGA
- a CDS encoding BAH domain-containing protein, whose protein sequence is MSTSRKRPRAEVEENKAECPFTVTYAEPDSKSHKKSKKRRKPDQEEEDGKKSSKQLSPFSPSGDFNGKSANDVLDLEYNVHPQKKWLEMTRYNSFVLNGTKYFSEGFIYVANDQTVQRQKAAAEGTADSNEPEKVLKRSKSDDDWVARILEIRASDEHHVYARIYWMYWPEELPEGTMEGKRYTGGRQPYHGHNELIASNHMDIINVVSVTLPANVKQWIEENDEEIQEALYWRQAYDCRTHQLSSVERLCRCRQPANPDKTLIGCSNKECGRWVHEHCLRESALRRAYERLGKDKPHFTAKPPVDGTSSAAESDNIKQERKLDDGVNGPLSPTESGTDVKQTIDAKPTDAHEETNGQSAAEGTPAVPDERVSQPPTTPATPSALEVPAASRKIRSSKKKASANEAKPWEGLFEARILMDMTPAKVEIKDLRENVTEGDKLWTEPLLCVVCEVEIS, encoded by the exons ATGTCCACCTCGCGCAAGCGCCCtcgcgccgaggtcgaggagaacAAGGCAGAGTGCCCCTTCACCGTCACCTACGCCGAGCCCGACAGCAAGTCGCACAAAAAGTcaaagaagagaaggaagccggaccaggaagaagaggatgggaAGAAGAGCTCCAAGCAActctctcccttctcgcCTTCCGGCGATTTCAACGGCAAGAGCGCCAATGATGTTTTGGACTTGGAATACAACGTACATCCGCAGAAGAAGTGGCTGGAGATGACGCGCTACAACAGTTTCGTTC TAAACGGAACTAAGTACTTCAGTGAGGGCTTTATCTACGTCGCAAACGACCAGACCGTTCAACGACAGAAAGCTGCCGCGGAAGGCACCGCGGATTCAAACGAGCCTGAGAAGGTACTGAAGCGATCCAAGTCCGATGACGACTGGGTAGCTCGCATTCTGGAGATCCGCGCTAGCGACGAGCATCACGTCTATGCGCGCATCTATTGGATGTATTGGCCCGAGGAGCTACCTGAAGGCACGATGGAAGGAAAGAGATACACTGGAGGTCGCCAGCCATACCACGGCCATAACGAACTGATCGCCTCCAACCATA TGGACATCATCAACGTTGTTAGTGTGACATTGCCTGCTAACGTCAAGCAATGGATCGAGGAGAACGATGAAGAGATCCAGGAAGCGCTCTATTGGCGCCAGGCCTATGACTGCCGGACCCATCAGCTCTCG TCAGTCGAACGCCTCTGCAGATGCCGACAGCCCGCCAACCCGGACAAAACCCTGATCGGATGCTCCAATAAGGAATGCGGGAGATGGGTCCATGAGCATTGCCTTAGGGAATCCGCCCTGAGGCGAGCTTACGAGCGGCTCGGCAAAGACAAGCCCCACTTCACCGCGAAGCCTCCGGTAGACGGaacgtcctcggccgcagAGAGTGATAATATCAAGCAGGAAAGGAAGTTGGATGACGGCGTAAACGGACCCCTCAGCCCCACCGAAAGCGGCACTGATGTCAAGCAAACGATCGACGCGAAACCCACCGATGCGCATGAGGAAACAAACGGACAATCCGCCGCAGAGGGCACTCCTGCTGTGCCTGACGAGCGTGTTTCTCAGCCGCCAACGACCCCCGCCACACCATCCGCCCTGGAAGTACCGGCAGCGTCTCGCAAGATCAGATCTAGCAAGAAGAAAGCTTCGGCAAACGAAGCGAAGCCGTGGGAAGGCCTGTTCGAGGCGAGAATCTTGATGGACATGACCCCAGCCAAGGTTGAGATCAAGGATCTCCGAGAGAACGTCACGGAAGGCGACAAATTGTGGACAGAGCCGCTGCTTTGCGTCGTTTGCGAGGTGGAAATTAGCTGA
- a CDS encoding Autophagy-like protein 22, which yields MVPRQEEHARPPPAPRLWSRLSTLSKRSFRSFTSDFEADDERSDTDSDYERMSGSTSDGFPHGQGRYHGEDTRPTSQKELSGWYAYAFAAETYVICGSFIPILLETLARENGVLLSDRSTPCGTSDSKNKADGQCVVYVLGIEINTASFAMYTFSISVLLQALLVVSISSAADHGNSRKKLLLTFAWIGSFSVMAYIFVSKSTYILGALLAIVSNVCFGASFVLLNSFLPLLVRHHPEVLASETVHALDLEHPDLEPQLPDGSQLGEDIAAVSDIDDQTSALLGRNGHGGHPLVRKATHEELTSVELQLSTQISAKGIGIGYIAGLFVQCVAIAILIAMKNTTWSQRVVLCMAGCWWAFFTIPAAMWLRPRPGPPMPLSSGKGARAWMAYIANAWKSLFNTVRLAGRLRDIVLYLIAWFLLSDAIATTSSTAILFAKTQLHMKPWALGMINVISTTAGVIGAFSWAFVSRKFDLKPHQTILVCIALFELIPIYGLLGYLPFVQSWGVVGLQQPWEMYPLAAVYGLVLGGLSSYCRSLYGELIPPGSEAAFYALYAITDKGSSFFGPAIVGAIINSSGDIRPAFWFLAALVGLPAPLIWSVNVERGKREGDKLAEVIEGFRSQQREGGSETEESDERPILSAYDDEEDGHNHNQPREY from the exons ATGGTCCCCAGGCAGGAGGAACAcgctcggccgccgcctgcacCACGTCTCTGGTCGCGACTCTCAACTCTATCCAAACGTTCCTTCCGCTCCTTCACCTCCGACTttgaggccgacgacgaacgGTCTGACACCGACTCGGATTACGAGAGAATGAGCGGCAGCACCAGCGACGGCTTTCctcatggccaaggccgtTATCATGGCGAAGATACCCGCCCCACGAGCCAGAAGGAGCTCTCTGGCTGGTATGCATACGCCTTTGCCGCCGAAACCTATGTCATTTGTG GCTCCTTCATCCCGATTCTTCTTGAGACTCTTGCACGCGAAAACGGCGTCCTGCTGTCCGATCGGTCAACCCCCTGCGGCACGAGCGATTCCAAAAACAAGGCCGATGGGCAATGTGTTGTCTATGTCCTGGGCATTGAGATCAACACGGCCAGCTTCGCCATGTACACTTTCTCCATTAGCGTTTTGCTCCAGGCGCTTTTGGTGGTGAGCATTAGCAGTGCTGCCGACCACGGCAATTCAAGAAAGAAGCTTCTGCTCACATTCGCATGGATCGGGAGCTTCTCCGTCATGGCCTACATCTTTGTCAGCAAGAGCACCTACATCCTGGGTGCTCTTTTGGCCATCGTATCCAACGTTTGTTTTGGTGCCTCCTTCGTGCTTCTCAACTCCTTCCTGCCCTTGCTGGTCCGACACCACCCCGAGGTTCTGGCGTCCGAGACTGTTCATGCGCTGGACCTAGAACATCCGGATCTGGAGCCGCAGCTCCCGGATGGGTCTCAACTGGGTGAGGATATCGCCGCCGTCAGTGATATCGATGACCAAACGTCAGCCTTGCTTGGGAGGAATGGACATGGAGGGCACCCTTTGGTTCGGAAAGCCACGCACGAGGAACTCACCTCTGTCGAACTGCAGCTGTCAACTCAGATATCCGCCAAGGGGATCGGTATCGGATACATCGCCGGCCTATTCGTGCAATGTGTCGCCATTGCCATCTTGATTGCCATGAAGAACACCACCTGGTCGCAAAGGGTCGTACTGTGCATGGCTGGCTGTTGGTGGGCGTTCTTCACGATCCCTGCTGCCATGTGGCTCCGCCCCAGGCCTGGTCCACCGATGCCTCTATCATCGGGCAAAGGGGCTCGGGCGTGGATGGCATACATCGCCAATGCATGGAAATCACTGTTCAACACCGTCAGGTTGGCTGGGCGCTTGAGAGATATTGTTCTGTACTTGATCGCGTGGTTCTTATTGAGCGACGCAATAGCAACAACATCTTCCACGGCAATCCTGTTCGCCAAAACCCAGCTGCACATGAAGCCATGGGCGTTGGGAATGATCAACGTCATTTCTACTACGGCTGGTGTCATTGGTGCGTTCAGTTGGGCATTTGTGTCTCGCAAGTTCGACTTGAAGCCCCACCAAACCATCCTCGTCTGCATCGCCCTCTTCGAACTCATACCCATCTATGGGCTGCTTGGATATTTGCCGTTTGTGCAGAGTTGGGGAGTTGTTGGATTGCAGCAGCCATGGGAGATGTACCCTCTGGCCGCGGTTTACGGTCTGGTGCTGGGAGGACTAAGCTCGTATTGCCGCAGTCTTTACGGGGAGCTCATTCCACCAGGCTCCGAAGCTGCCTTTTACGCCTTGTATG CCATAACGGACAAGGGTTCAAGCTTTTTTGGGCCTGCCATTGTTGGCGCCATCATCAATTCATCAGGAGACATCCGGCCAGCATTTTGGTTCCTAGCAGCCCTCGTTGGTCTTCCGGCTCCTCTCATATGGAGTGTAAATGTGGAGAGGGGCAAGCGTGAGGGAGACAAACTTGCAGAGGTTATAGAAGGGTTCAGAAGTCAACAAAGAGAAGGCGGCAGTGAAACAGAAGAGAGTGACGAGCGCCCAATCCTGAGCGCatacgacgacgaggaagatggtCATAATCACAATCAACCCAGGGAGTACTGA